The window TCACGCGCATCCCTGTCGAGGGTCAGATGCAAGGCCCTGCCGCCGGGCGCCTGCGCCCGCACGAGGTGCAGCGCGGCGCGGGCCGGGTCTTCCCAATCGGCCACGGTCATGGGCTGGTCCGATCCGGCCAGCCAGCGCGTTTCCTGCGGGAGCGCGGCCAGAAGGGCCTGTGCCTCGCGGCGCAGTGAAGAGAGGCGCGCGACATGGTCTTCCAGGTCCAAATCGCGCGTCGACCAGTCCACCCAGCCGATTGGATTGTCCTGGCAATAGGCGTTGTTGTTGCCCCGCTGGCTGCGGCCGAACTCATCGCCCGCCGTCAACATGATCGTCCCGGTCGAGGCGAACAGCGTGGCGAGCATGGCCTTCAGATCGCGCCGCCGCGCCGCCTGGATCGCCGGGTCCGCGCTTGGCCCTTCGGCGCCGTGGTTCCAGCTGTGGTTCTCGCCGTGGCCATCGCGGTTATTCTCACCATTCGCCGCGTTGTGGCGCTGGGCATAGGAGACCGTGTCCGCCAGCGTGAATCCGTCGTGCGCGGCGAGGAAATTGACCGAACGGCAGGGGCGCTGCGGCGAACTTTCCCCAAACACGTCGCTCGATCCCGCCAGCCGCGTCGCCAGTTCGCCCACGCCTGCCTCGCCCTTCCAGAAGCGGCGCACATCGTCGCGGAAGCGGTCGTTCCATTCGAGCCAGTTTTCGGGGAACTGGCCCAGCTGGTAGCCCCCTGGGCCGATGTCCCAGGGCTCGGCGATGAGGATGCGGTCCGCCAGCACCGGGTCGGCGGCGATCTCGGCGAAGATGGGGGCATCGGCTGCGAAGCCGGGCCCCCGCGCGAGGACGGGCGCGAGATCGAAGCGGAAGCCATCGACACCGGCCTGTTCGACGAAGTGGCGCAAGGCCGCGCAGGTCAGCGCGCGCACCGCCGGGTTCGCAAAATCGAGCGTATTGCCGCAGCCGGTATCGTTGATGAGCGAACCATCGCCCGCGTGGGCATAGGCCGCGTTGTCGAGCCCGCGCAGCGAAAGCACGCCGCCCTCGCGGTCGCTTTCGCCCGAATGGTTGAAGACCAGATCGAGCACCACCCCGATGCCGTGTTCGCGCAAAGTGGCGACAGTTGCCCGCAATTCGGCCACGCCGCCGGGGCACAGGCCGGGGTCGAGCGCCATCATCGCGACCGGATTGTACCCCCAGGCGTTGACCAGCCCGAGCGGGGGCAAGTGGCGCTCGTCGATCCAGGCGACGATCGGCATCAGTTCCACCGCGCCGACACCCAGCTTGCGCAAATGGGCAAGGACCGCAGGGTGCGCGAGCGCGGCCACGGTCCCGCGCATGGCCTCGGGCACCTTAGGATGGCACATGGTGAAGGCGCGCACGTTGATCTCGTAGACCAGCCCACCGGGGCGCAGGAGCGCAGGCTCGACCACCATGGGATCGTACGGTACCGGGACCCGCGCGCGCGGTACGAGGTGGGCCGTGTCCTCGCCGGAGCGGGCGAGCGCCGGGTCCTGCACGAAGCGGCGGTCCAGCTCTACGGCGTAAGGGTCCACCAGGAGTTTGGCCGGATCGAACCAGAGCCCGTCCTCGGGCGCCCAGGTTCCCTGCGCACGGTATCCGTAGAGCGCGCCGGAGAGGTCCCCGGGGCACTCCAGCGTCCAGACCTCTCCCTCGCGGTGCATTTCGCGGCGCGTTTCGGCGCCCGTATCGTCGAACAGGCAGAGCCAGACCTGCTCGGCCCGGGGCGCGCGCACCGCAAAACGGGTGGCCCCGCCTTGCACCTGCGCACCCAGCCGGGTCATCCGATCAGGTCCCGGTAGAGCCGCGCGTAGGCCCGCCCACTCGCCCCCCACGAGAAATCGGCCTTCATCCCGTTCTTCTGGAGGCGCTGCCAGTCGTCCTTCTGGCCGTAGAGCGCGACCGTGCGTTCGATGGCCGCGGCCACGTTCTGGGCGTCCACACCGTCGAACTGGATGCCTGTCGCCACACCTGCGGCGAGCGCGGCCGGATTGGCGTCGATCACGGTGTCGGCCAGCCCTCCGGTGCGGGCGACCACGGGAACACAGCCATAGGCGAGGCCGTAAAGCTGGGTGAGGCCGCAAGGCTCAAACCGCGAGGGGATGAGGATGGCATCGCCGCCCGCCTGCATGCGGTGGGACAGCCCCTCGTCATAGCCGATGCGCACCGCAACGCGGCCCGGATGGCGCGCGGCCACCGCGCGCAGCTGCGCTTCGAGGTCGGCATCGCCCGACCCCAGCACCGCCAGCCGCGCGCCCAGGGCCACAAGGTGGTCGGCCATCTCGGGCAGGAGGTCCATGCCCTTCTGCCAGGTGAGGCGCGTAATCGCGACGAAGAGCGGGCCGTCCTCCTCGACCAGACCGAACTCGGCCTCGAGCGCGCGCGTGTTGAGCGCCTTTCGGCCCAACGTGCGCGCGGTGTAGGTCGCGGCAAGGCTGGCGTCGTGGGCCGGGTTCCACAGCTCCCCATCGATGCCGTTGAGAATGCCGTGCACCGCGCTGCCGCGCTCGGCGATCAGGCCTTCCAGGCCCATGCCAAAGCGCGGACTGCGGATCTCGCGCGCATAGGTCGGGCTGACGGTGGTGATCGCATCGGCGCAGAAAAGCCCCGCCTTGAGCATCCCGAAGCCGCCGTAATATTCCACGCCCTGCATGTGCCAGGCCCGGCTCGGCAGGCCCGTCTCGGCAAAGATCGCGGCCTCGAAACGGCCCTGGAAGGCAATGTTGTGGACCGTGACCACGCTGGGCACAGCCGCGCCGCCAAAGGGCGCGTAGCGGGTGTAGGCCGCGGCCATCGCGCCTTGCCAGTCATGGGCGTGGAGCAGATCGAAGCGCTGCGCCTTGCCGCGCACCACGACCGCCCCGCCCGCGACATCGGCTGCCGCGCGGCCCAGCGCGCAGAAACGCCGCCAGTTGTCGGGCCAGTCCCTCCCCGCCGCGTCGGCGTAGGGGAGCCCTTCACGCGTAAAGAGATCGGGCGCGTCGAGGACATAGAGCGGATGCGCGCCCAGCTTGCCGGCAAGGAGGCGCGCCGGGCCGCCGAACAGGTCCGGCCAGGTGTGAACCGCGCGCGCGCGGCCCAGCGCCTTGAGCACCGAAGGGTAGCCCGGAAGCAGCGTGCTGAGAGCCACGCCCTCGTCCGCCAGCGCGCCCGGAAGCGCCCCCACGACATCGGCGAGCCCGCCCGTCTTGACCAGCGGAACCGCCTCCGAAGCGACGGACAGGACACGAATATCGGGCAAGGTCTAAAGCTCCAGCCGGTCGATCATGGCCTTGGTGATGAGGCACACGCCCTTCTCGGTACGGCGAAAGCGCACCGCGTCAAGCTCGGGGTCCTCGCCCACGACAAGGCCTTCGGGGATGCGCACGCCCGAATCGATGACCACCCGGCTGAGCCGCGCGTTGCGCCCGATGTTGCAGTAGGGGAGGATCACCGCCTCGTTGACCTGCGACCAGCTGCCCATCTTCACGCCCGTAAAGAGCAGCGAGCGGCGCGCGAGCGAGCCCGAGACGATGCAGTCCTGGCTGATGAGCGAGGAGATCGCCTGCCCGCGCCGCCCGTCCTGGTCGTGGACGAACTTGGCGGGTGCAGCGACCACGGTGTCGGTCCAGATCGGCCAGTCGCGGTCGTACATGTCGAGCTTGGGGACGGTGTCGGTAAGGTCGAGGTTGGCCTCGAAGTAGGCATCCACGGTGCCGACATCGCGCCAGTATTCCTCGATTTCCTCGGCCGCGCGGATGCACGAGGCGGTGAAGCGGTGCGCCTTCGCCTTCCCGTGCCGGACGATGTAGGGGATGATGTCGCCGCCGAAATCGCGCCGGGAATCAGGGTCGGCCGCGTCGCGCCGCAGCTGCTCGAAGAGGAACTCGGTCTCGAACACGTAGATGCCCATGGAGGCGAGCGCGTGTTCCGGATCGCCCGGGATGCCCGGCGGATCCTCGGGCTTTTCGAGGAACGAGGTGATGAAGTCGTTGTCATCGACGTGCATCACACCGAACGCCGTCGCATCGGCGCGCGGGACGGTGAGGCAGCCCACGGTCACGTCCGCGCCCGATTCCACGTGCTCGCGCAGCATGACCTCGTAGTCCATCTTGTAGATGTGGTCGCCCGCCAGGATCACCATGTAGCGCGGCGCGTGGGCGGCGATGATGTCGATGTTCTGGAACACCGCATCGGCCGTGCCCTCGTACCACATGTACTCCGAGATGCGCTGCGAGGCCGGCAGGATGTCGAAGCTCTCGTTGCGTTCAGGACGCATGAAGTTCCAGGCCCGGTTCATGTGCCGGATCAGGCTATGCGCCTTGTACTGGGTGGCAACGCCAATGCGCCGGATGCCCGAATTGATCGCGTTGGACAGCGCAAAGTCGATGATCCGGCTCATGCCCCCGAAGTAGACCGCAGGCTTGGCCCGGTTGTCGGTCAGCTCCTTGAGCCGGCTACCGCGCCCACCGGCCAGGACGTAGGCCATGGCATCGCGCGCAAGGGGTTGTGGACTGGGGGTCTTCATCGTCCTTTTTATCCTCTCATGGCCCACGGCCTGCTTCTATCCCGCGTATTCCAGCATGATCGTGGCAAGTGGCGGCAAGGTGACATGGGCGAGCCCGCCAGCCGCCCTGATCTGCCCCAGGTTGCCCTTGCCCGACCCGCCGTAATAGACCGAATCCGTATTCAGGATCTCGCGCCAGTTGCCTTCGCCCGGCAGGGCAAGCGCATAGTCCTTCAGAAGGTTGGGCGTCATGTTGCTGATGACCACCACAGGCCTCGCATCCGGCGCCTTGCGCACCCAGGCGAAGACCGAGTTCGTCGCATCGTCGACGACCAGCCACTCGAAGCCCTCACCCT is drawn from Novosphingobium decolorationis and contains these coding sequences:
- the glgX gene encoding glycogen debranching protein GlgX, whose protein sequence is MTRLGAQVQGGATRFAVRAPRAEQVWLCLFDDTGAETRREMHREGEVWTLECPGDLSGALYGYRAQGTWAPEDGLWFDPAKLLVDPYAVELDRRFVQDPALARSGEDTAHLVPRARVPVPYDPMVVEPALLRPGGLVYEINVRAFTMCHPKVPEAMRGTVAALAHPAVLAHLRKLGVGAVELMPIVAWIDERHLPPLGLVNAWGYNPVAMMALDPGLCPGGVAELRATVATLREHGIGVVLDLVFNHSGESDREGGVLSLRGLDNAAYAHAGDGSLINDTGCGNTLDFANPAVRALTCAALRHFVEQAGVDGFRFDLAPVLARGPGFAADAPIFAEIAADPVLADRILIAEPWDIGPGGYQLGQFPENWLEWNDRFRDDVRRFWKGEAGVGELATRLAGSSDVFGESSPQRPCRSVNFLAAHDGFTLADTVSYAQRHNAANGENNRDGHGENHSWNHGAEGPSADPAIQAARRRDLKAMLATLFASTGTIMLTAGDEFGRSQRGNNNAYCQDNPIGWVDWSTRDLDLEDHVARLSSLRREAQALLAALPQETRWLAGSDQPMTVADWEDPARAALHLVRAQAPGGRALHLTLDRDAREVSFAWKDA
- the glgA gene encoding glycogen synthase GlgA: MPDIRVLSVASEAVPLVKTGGLADVVGALPGALADEGVALSTLLPGYPSVLKALGRARAVHTWPDLFGGPARLLAGKLGAHPLYVLDAPDLFTREGLPYADAAGRDWPDNWRRFCALGRAAADVAGGAVVVRGKAQRFDLLHAHDWQGAMAAAYTRYAPFGGAAVPSVVTVHNIAFQGRFEAAIFAETGLPSRAWHMQGVEYYGGFGMLKAGLFCADAITTVSPTYAREIRSPRFGMGLEGLIAERGSAVHGILNGIDGELWNPAHDASLAATYTARTLGRKALNTRALEAEFGLVEEDGPLFVAITRLTWQKGMDLLPEMADHLVALGARLAVLGSGDADLEAQLRAVAARHPGRVAVRIGYDEGLSHRMQAGGDAILIPSRFEPCGLTQLYGLAYGCVPVVARTGGLADTVIDANPAALAAGVATGIQFDGVDAQNVAAAIERTVALYGQKDDWQRLQKNGMKADFSWGASGRAYARLYRDLIG
- the glgC gene encoding glucose-1-phosphate adenylyltransferase, with the translated sequence MKTPSPQPLARDAMAYVLAGGRGSRLKELTDNRAKPAVYFGGMSRIIDFALSNAINSGIRRIGVATQYKAHSLIRHMNRAWNFMRPERNESFDILPASQRISEYMWYEGTADAVFQNIDIIAAHAPRYMVILAGDHIYKMDYEVMLREHVESGADVTVGCLTVPRADATAFGVMHVDDNDFITSFLEKPEDPPGIPGDPEHALASMGIYVFETEFLFEQLRRDAADPDSRRDFGGDIIPYIVRHGKAKAHRFTASCIRAAEEIEEYWRDVGTVDAYFEANLDLTDTVPKLDMYDRDWPIWTDTVVAAPAKFVHDQDGRRGQAISSLISQDCIVSGSLARRSLLFTGVKMGSWSQVNEAVILPYCNIGRNARLSRVVIDSGVRIPEGLVVGEDPELDAVRFRRTEKGVCLITKAMIDRLEL